The following proteins are encoded in a genomic region of Streptomyces lunaelactis:
- a CDS encoding VOC family protein produces the protein MTTAQPQKITTFLWFDNQAEEAAQHYTSIFGDSRVVNATAMSVTFELAGQQFIALNGGPMFTFNEAISLFVDCTSQEEVDELWAKLSDGGEEGSCGWLKDRFGLSWQIIPKVLTDLLSDPDPVKSERVMKAMLGMKKIDVQGLKDAYEQ, from the coding sequence ATGACGACAGCGCAGCCGCAGAAGATCACGACCTTCCTGTGGTTCGACAACCAGGCGGAAGAAGCCGCGCAGCACTACACGTCGATCTTCGGCGACTCCCGCGTGGTCAACGCAACCGCCATGTCCGTCACGTTCGAGCTCGCGGGGCAGCAGTTCATCGCGCTGAACGGCGGCCCGATGTTCACGTTCAACGAGGCCATCTCGCTCTTCGTGGACTGCACGTCCCAGGAAGAGGTCGACGAACTCTGGGCGAAGCTCAGCGACGGCGGGGAGGAAGGGTCGTGCGGCTGGCTGAAGGACAGGTTCGGGCTGTCGTGGCAGATCATCCCGAAGGTGCTGACCGATCTGCTGAGCGACCCCGACCCGGTCAAGTCCGAGCGGGTCATGAAGGCGATGCTCGGGATGAAGAAGATCGACGTCCAGGGACTGAAGGACGCCTACGAGCAGTGA
- a CDS encoding serine/threonine protein kinase has product MERLRLDDPPQIGPYITLARLDAEGTAATVPERRLIARSADGDRTVIACLPRIGADPARWAVEAEGARRLSIPGLLPVTEAGGTAGFPWHAAQYVPALPLPAVLEAQGGPLPEAVVRSLGAALAQTLATAHAQGVTHAGLCPAAVLVSAEGPRLTCFGAVRSAAADSEQRAGLAGLDSGSLAPEQAQGGRPRPLGDVYALGAVLSYASTGHTVPERDELPASLRQLITACLARDPAMRPQAHQVLGDLTSSAPGTAPQGTVLDTAAAFPLPALVVAALARQSAQVLAAELPTLLPPGTDG; this is encoded by the coding sequence ATGGAACGCCTACGTCTGGACGACCCTCCGCAGATCGGGCCCTACATCACCCTGGCCCGGCTCGATGCGGAGGGCACGGCTGCAACGGTTCCCGAACGCCGTCTCATCGCCCGCAGCGCCGACGGCGACCGTACGGTCATCGCCTGTCTCCCGCGGATCGGCGCCGATCCGGCGCGGTGGGCGGTGGAGGCGGAGGGTGCCCGTCGCCTGTCGATACCGGGGCTGCTGCCGGTCACGGAGGCCGGCGGCACGGCGGGCTTCCCCTGGCACGCGGCGCAGTACGTTCCCGCACTCCCGCTGCCCGCGGTGCTCGAGGCTCAGGGTGGTCCGTTGCCCGAGGCGGTCGTGCGTTCTCTGGGCGCCGCCCTCGCGCAGACGCTGGCCACCGCCCACGCCCAGGGTGTTACGCACGCGGGCCTGTGCCCTGCCGCGGTCCTGGTGAGCGCCGAGGGCCCGCGGCTCACCTGTTTCGGGGCGGTACGTTCCGCGGCGGCGGACAGTGAACAGCGCGCCGGTCTGGCGGGGTTGGACTCCGGCAGCCTGGCCCCGGAGCAGGCCCAGGGCGGCCGCCCCCGCCCGCTGGGCGACGTCTACGCGCTGGGCGCGGTCCTGTCGTACGCGAGCACCGGCCACACCGTCCCCGAGCGCGACGAACTCCCCGCCTCCCTGCGGCAGTTGATCACCGCCTGCCTGGCCCGCGACCCGGCCATGCGTCCCCAGGCACACCAGGTCCTCGGCGACCTGACGTCGTCCGCGCCCGGCACAGCACCTCAGGGCACTGTCCTGGACACCGCCGCCGCATTCCCCCTGCCCGCCCTGGTGGTCGCGGCGCTGGCCCGCCAGTCGGCGCAGGTCCTGGCCGCCGAACTCCCCACCCTCCTTCCTCCCGGGACTGACGGCTGA